In Candidatus Bathyarchaeota archaeon, one DNA window encodes the following:
- a CDS encoding Lrp/AsnC family transcriptional regulator, translating to MATTTPLQIEINPQNRLTKRLAVKEKISLANLDAVDIKILNLLKEDCRISNRKIARTLHLSAALAAARIKNLEDKGLIKGYTAVLDSLKLGYDITAVIMVRTNGAHVEDLESFLARVDNIIALYEVTGDFDVIAIAKLKDRVSLNLLINDLLVNPYVKRTVTNIAFNMVKEDFSAVF from the coding sequence ATGGCAACAACTACTCCTCTCCAAATAGAAATAAATCCTCAAAATCGCCTCACCAAAAGGTTAGCTGTAAAAGAAAAAATAAGTTTGGCCAACCTTGATGCAGTCGACATCAAAATTCTTAACCTGCTAAAAGAAGACTGCCGCATTAGTAACCGCAAAATAGCTCGAACACTACACCTGTCAGCTGCATTAGCTGCTGCAAGAATAAAAAACTTGGAGGATAAAGGGCTAATCAAGGGTTATACTGCTGTTTTGGATTCACTTAAGTTGGGGTATGATATAACAGCGGTGATTATGGTGCGGACTAATGGTGCGCATGTTGAGGATTTAGAAAGTTTTCTTGCACGTGTGGACAATATTATTGCGCTCTATGAGGTTACGGGGGATTTCGATGTGATTGCTATTGCTAAGTTGAAGGATAGGGTTAGTTTGAATTTGTTGATTAATGATTTGCTTGTTAATCCTTATGTGAAGCGGACTGTAACCAATATTGCTTTTAACATGGTTAAGGAAGATTTTAGCGCTGTTTTTTAG
- a CDS encoding GNAT family N-acetyltransferase — MFQIEVMQPKDFEFAIDLTNTMNWNLTQEEFKFSLMLEPDGCFILRDGAERLGLITCVSYGGMGWFGNLIVTPSVRRKGAGHLLVRRTLQYLQNKGAETVGIYAYPQLESFYMSLGFKPDAEFIVMHNPQVNYKTAASVSRVTMQDLPLLNNLDYTCFGWDRQKTLLAILENTENPAFYIREKEALAGFVAAKVYGKTAELGPLVSKSPEVAQQFLLAALNSLDGLAVSVYLPANQKSLCEILIGLGFVEDFRLIRMFWGKPKPSSCIYMAESLERG; from the coding sequence ATGTTCCAAATTGAAGTGATGCAGCCAAAAGATTTCGAATTCGCTATTGACCTTACTAACACGATGAATTGGAACCTGACTCAAGAGGAGTTCAAATTCAGCCTAATGCTGGAGCCAGATGGATGTTTTATTCTCCGTGATGGTGCAGAACGTTTAGGGTTAATAACCTGTGTCAGCTATGGCGGTATGGGCTGGTTTGGCAACCTCATCGTAACTCCATCAGTAAGACGCAAAGGTGCTGGTCATCTGCTGGTTAGGCGTACACTCCAGTACCTACAAAACAAGGGTGCAGAAACCGTTGGAATATACGCATATCCCCAACTGGAAAGCTTCTACATGAGTTTAGGGTTTAAGCCTGATGCCGAGTTTATCGTAATGCATAACCCCCAAGTTAACTATAAAACTGCTGCTTCTGTTTCAAGGGTGACTATGCAGGATTTGCCTCTTCTAAACAATCTGGATTACACTTGTTTTGGTTGGGATAGACAAAAAACACTCTTAGCGATTCTTGAAAACACTGAAAACCCCGCGTTCTACATCAGAGAGAAAGAGGCGCTTGCAGGGTTTGTTGCCGCCAAGGTTTATGGCAAAACCGCCGAACTTGGACCCCTTGTCAGTAAATCACCTGAAGTTGCCCAGCAATTTCTCTTAGCAGCCCTAAACAGCTTGGATGGGTTAGCTGTTAGCGTTTATTTACCTGCAAACCAGAAAAGTTTATGCGAAATATTAATTGGGCTGGGATTTGTGGAAGACTTTAGATTAATCCGCATGTTCTGGGGCAAACCCAAACCATCAAGCTGCATATACATGGCGGAGTCGCTTGAACGAGGATAA
- a CDS encoding CopG family transcriptional regulator, which yields MVNPTRITVAFDKNTADLLEKISSEDQVSQSETMRRALKFYNENKALEEVAVKKKINTYMDMLLSGEHVILDVDHWLLFLRLVPSSPEKEAFWKEHREVARAHWEQLKTRVYSTDDLLMRLEACNFYRLIKNAPNDYTLMLVSETSKDFIKIFLDEYFVAMDVKAEIKENLTKLRITVTPPSGKNGRSTHLLR from the coding sequence ATGGTAAACCCAACAAGAATAACAGTAGCATTTGACAAAAACACAGCAGACCTGCTGGAAAAAATAAGCTCAGAAGACCAAGTTTCCCAAAGTGAAACAATGCGCAGAGCACTCAAATTCTACAACGAAAACAAAGCCCTAGAAGAGGTGGCAGTCAAGAAAAAAATCAACACATACATGGACATGCTCCTCAGCGGTGAACACGTAATCTTAGACGTTGACCACTGGTTATTGTTTCTGCGCCTTGTGCCCTCTTCGCCCGAAAAAGAGGCGTTCTGGAAGGAGCACCGTGAGGTTGCCCGAGCCCACTGGGAGCAATTAAAAACTAGGGTGTACTCTACTGACGACCTGCTGATGCGTCTTGAAGCCTGCAACTTCTACCGCTTAATCAAAAACGCGCCAAACGACTACACGCTTATGTTGGTTTCGGAGACTTCGAAGGATTTCATAAAGATTTTCCTAGATGAGTACTTTGTTGCGATGGATGTTAAGGCTGAGATTAAGGAGAACTTGACTAAGCTGCGCATTACTGTTACGCCACCGTCGGGGAAAAATGGTCGTTCAACTCATTTGCTGCGTTGA
- a CDS encoding MFS transporter: protein MVQYKWIALSNTTLGILMASIDMTIVLIAMPSIFRGIAIDPFTSFQYLLWILFGYSIVTATLLVTFGRLSDIFGRVKLYNLGFAIFTVGSILLSITPHTGDAGAIELIVFRIVQGVGAAFILSNSAAILTDAFPENERGKALGINQLAFLAGSLIGLVLGGVLAVFEWRLVFLVSVPVGIIGTIWSYWKLKEQHVCKTKQKLDVWGNITFGAGLTLVLLGITYGLTPYGDSPMGWANPWVIGSLITGAALLIAFPFIERKVEQPLFRLELFKNKMFTAGNIATFLSSMSRGGIMIMLVLLLQGIWLPLHGYSYEDAPFWAGIFMLPMTLGIALTGPISGWLSDKHGARLLATLGMVISGFTFLAFIALSANFDYIPFALILFVMGLGSGIFMSPNMASVMNSCPAEHRGAASGLRATLQNCGQTISQAIFFSIVIISLNLTLPGALSQAVTASGAPQLATAFENTPASGALFAAFLGYNPIGTILQSMPATLTAGLSQATLNTLTGQTFFPNTIAAPFMTALTQAFIFASVLCFLAAAFSAMRGNGKPANKDATPKNQ from the coding sequence ATGGTTCAATACAAATGGATTGCACTGTCCAACACGACGCTTGGTATATTGATGGCGTCAATCGACATGACTATTGTTTTAATCGCCATGCCCTCCATCTTCAGAGGAATCGCCATTGACCCCTTCACCTCATTCCAGTACCTACTCTGGATATTGTTCGGCTACAGCATCGTAACCGCCACACTGCTCGTCACGTTTGGGCGGCTATCCGACATTTTTGGCAGAGTAAAACTCTACAATTTAGGCTTTGCAATATTCACCGTAGGCTCCATTCTGCTATCAATTACGCCTCATACTGGCGATGCAGGAGCCATCGAACTCATCGTTTTCCGAATCGTCCAAGGAGTAGGCGCCGCCTTCATACTCTCCAACAGCGCCGCAATCCTAACAGATGCCTTCCCAGAAAACGAACGCGGCAAAGCATTAGGCATAAACCAACTCGCTTTCCTTGCAGGCTCCCTTATCGGCTTGGTTTTAGGTGGTGTGCTCGCAGTTTTCGAATGGCGTCTTGTCTTCTTAGTCAGTGTACCAGTGGGCATAATCGGCACGATTTGGTCATACTGGAAACTCAAAGAACAACACGTCTGCAAAACAAAGCAGAAACTGGACGTTTGGGGCAACATAACTTTTGGTGCAGGTTTAACTCTTGTTTTGCTGGGTATTACGTATGGTTTAACTCCGTATGGGGATTCACCAATGGGCTGGGCTAACCCATGGGTCATAGGCTCCTTAATAACAGGTGCAGCCTTGTTGATTGCGTTTCCTTTCATAGAACGCAAAGTTGAGCAGCCCCTGTTCCGTCTTGAACTCTTCAAAAACAAAATGTTCACCGCAGGAAACATAGCTACATTCCTTAGTTCCATGTCCCGAGGCGGTATCATGATAATGCTGGTTCTGCTCTTGCAGGGCATTTGGCTGCCACTGCACGGCTACAGTTACGAGGACGCACCATTCTGGGCAGGCATCTTTATGCTCCCCATGACCTTGGGCATCGCATTGACTGGTCCAATCAGCGGCTGGCTATCCGATAAGCACGGTGCAAGATTGCTAGCGACACTGGGCATGGTTATTTCAGGCTTCACGTTTTTAGCATTCATCGCATTGTCTGCAAACTTTGATTACATACCCTTCGCGCTGATTCTCTTCGTGATGGGTCTGGGCAGCGGCATATTCATGTCACCCAACATGGCATCCGTCATGAACAGTTGCCCAGCAGAGCACCGAGGTGCTGCTTCAGGTCTGCGCGCTACCCTTCAAAACTGCGGACAAACCATTAGCCAAGCAATATTCTTCTCAATCGTTATAATCTCACTAAACCTGACGCTGCCAGGTGCGCTTTCCCAAGCTGTAACCGCTTCAGGAGCACCCCAACTTGCAACCGCCTTCGAGAATACTCCAGCATCAGGTGCACTCTTCGCTGCATTCCTCGGCTACAACCCCATAGGAACAATCCTTCAAAGCATGCCTGCAACATTAACAGCCGGCTTATCGCAAGCAACTCTAAACACACTAACAGGGCAAACCTTCTTCCCAAACACCATTGCAGCACCCTTCATGACTGCCCTAACACAAGCATTCATCTTCGCCTCTGTCCTTTGCTTCTTAGCAGCAGCTTTCTCTGCAATGCGCGGTAACGGCAAACCAGCCAACAAAGATGCAACTCCCAAAAACCAGTAA
- a CDS encoding ammonium transporter — translation MRKPRIITRATSTATKILEKHSEIFMKRKFFMLAGILVTCLALSVGQAFAQTGDPLADTGTAVSIAWTLTMGGLVWFMQLGFAFLGAGYIRQKNQVNYWTKSYMDFSIGVVIFALVGFGLMFGGSGAAFPTGFDSAGNALFTTLPGLEGGNEWIGWSGFALTGAAENGLTLVYFFWQAVFAATSVTIVAGMVAERMKFQAYFLYTVLINILIYPVYGHWVWGGGWLATLPFGVGVRDFAGSGVVHAVGGFTGLAACMLLGPRLGKYTKDGKVRSFGYTNVPYIVIGTMILFLGWFGFNPGSTLSTLDFRTPLVAVTTYLAGGAGGVMAFAISCLDKKHFSGPDVQVACMGALAGLVAITAPCAYVSPWASIIIGLIAGPLAIYGNLFVERKLKIDDPVGAFGIHGINGLFGLLAVGLFADGSYGDVKGILLCGADGVGQFIAQFIDVLVVAGFAFGMGLLIFGLIKYTIGLKAPVKDEVKGLDLSEHGFSAYPEQEMKAESPEFVTEEK, via the coding sequence ATGAGAAAACCACGAATAATTACAAGAGCAACATCAACAGCAACAAAAATTCTAGAAAAGCACTCAGAGATCTTCATGAAGCGCAAATTCTTTATGCTCGCAGGCATTCTGGTAACTTGTCTTGCACTAAGTGTTGGTCAAGCCTTCGCACAAACAGGCGACCCACTAGCTGACACCGGCACAGCAGTAAGCATCGCTTGGACACTAACAATGGGTGGCTTAGTCTGGTTCATGCAGTTAGGCTTTGCCTTCCTTGGAGCTGGCTATATTCGGCAAAAGAACCAAGTAAACTACTGGACAAAGAGCTACATGGACTTTAGCATCGGTGTAGTAATCTTTGCTTTAGTCGGTTTCGGCTTGATGTTTGGTGGTTCGGGAGCAGCTTTCCCGACAGGCTTTGACTCTGCAGGAAACGCACTATTCACAACACTCCCAGGCTTGGAAGGCGGAAACGAATGGATCGGTTGGAGCGGCTTTGCACTCACAGGCGCAGCAGAAAACGGATTAACACTGGTATACTTCTTCTGGCAAGCAGTCTTTGCAGCCACATCAGTCACAATCGTGGCCGGAATGGTTGCAGAACGTATGAAGTTTCAAGCATACTTCCTATACACTGTACTCATCAACATCCTCATTTACCCAGTTTATGGCCACTGGGTTTGGGGTGGTGGATGGCTAGCAACATTGCCCTTTGGTGTTGGTGTCCGGGACTTTGCGGGTTCAGGTGTCGTTCACGCGGTCGGTGGTTTTACTGGTCTGGCCGCATGCATGTTACTTGGTCCACGTCTTGGCAAGTACACCAAGGATGGTAAAGTTCGCAGTTTCGGCTACACAAACGTTCCATACATCGTCATCGGTACTATGATCCTCTTCCTCGGCTGGTTCGGTTTCAACCCAGGAAGCACGCTGTCAACACTTGACTTCCGAACTCCACTCGTTGCAGTCACAACCTATCTGGCAGGTGGTGCTGGTGGTGTCATGGCATTTGCAATAAGTTGCCTTGACAAGAAGCACTTCTCAGGTCCAGACGTTCAGGTTGCATGTATGGGTGCGTTGGCAGGCTTGGTTGCTATTACGGCGCCGTGTGCTTATGTGTCTCCATGGGCATCAATCATCATCGGTCTCATAGCTGGTCCACTGGCAATCTACGGTAACCTATTCGTTGAACGCAAGCTGAAAATTGATGATCCAGTCGGCGCATTTGGTATCCACGGCATCAACGGTCTCTTCGGTCTACTAGCAGTCGGTCTATTCGCAGACGGTTCATACGGTGACGTCAAAGGTATCTTGCTGTGCGGTGCGGACGGTGTTGGACAGTTCATTGCGCAGTTCATTGACGTGTTGGTCGTTGCAGGCTTTGCTTTCGGTATGGGTCTGTTAATCTTTGGCTTAATCAAGTACACGATTGGGCTTAAGGCTCCAGTAAAGGATGAAGTCAAAGGCTTAGACCTTAGCGAACACGGCTTCAGTGCTTACCCCGAGCAGGAAATGAAGGCTGAATCGCCCGAGTTCGTGACTGAAGAAAAATAG
- a CDS encoding ammonium transporter, translated as MAANPADIAWILTSTALVMLMTPALAFFYGGLVRRKNLVSTLVQCIAIFAVVSLVWFFWGYSMVFGPSIHGITGDLSLFGLNGITINKVNLTYAPAIPEVLFFAFQLKFAAITPALIIGACAERIRFKSLLVFVVLWSTFIYSPVAHWVWNTNGWLHMLGAMDFAGGIVVHVTAGLSALAAALVVGRRNGCVYWKDQLKALDRQTHQASTANLGTEFKPTNIPYVILGAGLLWFGWFGFNGGSALAADSIAVSAVVCTNLAAAAAAVSWMILEWLTKGKPSAIGISVGAVCGMAAVTAAAGYIDFTAAVIIGLAAGVVSNLIANWRAGRSRIDDTLDVFACHGIGGVIGAVAVGLFATAMVNPAVTGLFSGNAYQLGVQVLALVVVAIFAFVGSYLLLKLVDKFSPLRVSAQEEDEGLDLSQHGEEAYHLN; from the coding sequence ATGGCAGCAAACCCCGCAGATATCGCATGGATACTAACCTCAACAGCCCTCGTAATGCTCATGACACCAGCACTCGCATTTTTCTACGGCGGTTTAGTCCGACGAAAAAACCTCGTCTCAACTCTTGTCCAATGCATAGCCATCTTCGCCGTCGTCAGCCTCGTATGGTTCTTCTGGGGCTACAGCATGGTTTTCGGACCCAGCATCCACGGCATAACCGGCGACCTTTCACTATTTGGGTTAAACGGCATAACCATAAACAAAGTAAACTTAACCTATGCACCTGCAATTCCAGAAGTTCTCTTCTTTGCATTCCAACTTAAATTTGCCGCCATCACACCCGCCCTTATCATCGGAGCATGCGCTGAACGCATCCGCTTCAAATCCTTGCTGGTCTTTGTGGTTTTGTGGTCAACCTTCATTTACTCTCCCGTAGCCCATTGGGTGTGGAACACGAATGGCTGGTTACACATGCTTGGTGCAATGGATTTTGCAGGCGGTATCGTTGTGCATGTTACTGCGGGATTGTCTGCGTTGGCTGCTGCATTAGTTGTAGGTAGACGAAACGGTTGTGTTTACTGGAAAGACCAGCTCAAAGCCTTAGACCGCCAAACCCACCAGGCGTCAACAGCCAATCTGGGTACCGAATTTAAACCCACAAACATTCCCTACGTCATTTTAGGCGCAGGGTTACTTTGGTTTGGGTGGTTCGGATTTAATGGTGGAAGCGCCTTAGCGGCGGATAGTATCGCGGTTTCAGCGGTTGTATGCACGAACTTGGCGGCGGCAGCTGCTGCGGTGAGTTGGATGATTCTGGAATGGTTAACCAAGGGCAAACCATCCGCGATTGGCATTTCAGTTGGGGCAGTTTGCGGTATGGCAGCGGTCACGGCTGCGGCGGGTTACATAGACTTCACAGCTGCAGTCATAATTGGTTTAGCTGCAGGAGTTGTCTCTAATTTAATTGCTAATTGGCGTGCTGGTAGAAGTCGAATTGATGACACCTTGGATGTGTTTGCTTGCCACGGAATCGGAGGCGTAATCGGTGCGGTAGCAGTGGGGTTGTTTGCTACAGCCATGGTTAATCCTGCTGTGACGGGTTTGTTCTCTGGTAATGCTTACCAGTTGGGTGTGCAGGTTTTGGCGCTTGTGGTTGTTGCAATATTTGCGTTTGTGGGTTCCTATTTGCTGTTGAAGTTGGTTGACAAGTTTTCACCCCTACGTGTTAGTGCACAGGAAGAAGATGAAGGTTTAGACCTTAGCCAGCATGGAGAAGAAGCGTATCATTTAAACTAA
- a CDS encoding glycosyltransferase family 4 protein: protein MGRFRLAVFNTQPPHLYRGGVERRIMETAKRLTKDAEVTVYSGTKAGFNTPTQIDGINLAPITSTDRIFPLDNWTFNRNLTKNATKIQADVYECHNVSSYGLLKEPQKKPFIHTIHGVLADEYLQAKTEGRGSLRGWIANQFMQGLANREAEIAKKADLIVTISQYSIQKILQNYTVPKEKIRLVPNGVDTEKFKPQPVNVELKRSLGVDGKPCALFVGNLVPRKGLPFLIEAARKVTQQIKDAQFLIVGDGPQKSTLKTQIQNHYLTGHFHFLDNIPDTQLQAFYNLADLFVLPSIQEGQGIVLLEAQACGKPVVAFDVGGVNEAVQNGETGFLVEGGNVNELANALVKLLADRTLGEKMGFVGRRFVEENFTWDLCAQRMLDVYREALRL from the coding sequence TTGGGTAGGTTTCGTTTAGCAGTCTTCAACACGCAGCCTCCGCATCTTTATCGTGGAGGCGTTGAGCGGCGCATCATGGAAACCGCCAAACGATTAACCAAAGATGCAGAAGTCACGGTTTATAGCGGCACAAAAGCAGGATTCAACACACCCACACAAATTGATGGGATAAATCTTGCACCCATAACTTCCACGGACAGGATTTTTCCGCTGGACAACTGGACCTTTAACCGCAACCTCACCAAAAACGCCACAAAAATCCAAGCCGACGTTTATGAATGCCACAACGTCAGCTCATACGGACTGCTTAAAGAACCTCAGAAAAAACCTTTTATTCACACTATCCACGGAGTTTTGGCGGATGAGTATTTACAGGCTAAAACTGAAGGCAGGGGTTCTTTGCGGGGTTGGATTGCAAACCAGTTCATGCAGGGATTAGCAAACCGTGAAGCTGAAATCGCAAAAAAAGCCGACCTAATCGTCACAATCAGCCAATACTCAATCCAAAAAATCCTCCAAAACTACACGGTGCCCAAAGAAAAAATCCGCCTCGTTCCAAACGGGGTAGACACCGAAAAATTCAAGCCTCAACCCGTCAATGTGGAGTTGAAGCGTAGTTTGGGTGTGGATGGCAAACCGTGTGCGTTGTTTGTTGGGAATTTGGTACCTCGGAAAGGCTTGCCGTTTCTAATTGAAGCTGCCAGAAAAGTAACCCAGCAAATCAAGGATGCCCAGTTTCTAATCGTTGGTGATGGTCCCCAAAAAAGCACTCTAAAAACCCAAATCCAAAACCATTACCTAACAGGACACTTCCACTTTTTAGATAACATCCCAGACACACAGTTGCAAGCATTCTACAATCTTGCGGACCTGTTTGTTTTGCCATCAATCCAAGAAGGGCAGGGGATTGTGTTGTTGGAGGCGCAGGCATGTGGGAAGCCCGTGGTGGCGTTTGATGTAGGCGGCGTAAATGAGGCAGTGCAAAACGGTGAAACGGGTTTTCTTGTAGAGGGCGGCAACGTAAACGAGTTAGCCAATGCACTGGTAAAACTGCTCGCAGATAGAACTCTTGGAGAAAAGATGGGTTTTGTGGGCAGGCGGTTTGTGGAGGAAAATTTCACATGGGATTTGTGCGCGCAGCGGATGTTGGACGTGTATCGTGAAGCGTTAAGATTGTAG
- a CDS encoding cation:proton antiporter translates to MLDEVVRAIITICILVFSAKVLGELFTKIKIPSVLGELTAGIILGPFALGSILTIGGSPLIEINSIVSAFGEIGGILILFAAGLEMTFSDFMRVGATGFTVGTMGVVVPFIMGYGLAAALGFGVETSLVVAASLVATSISITAVVLQELNQIHTSEAKVIISAAVVDDVLALAVLGVIISFIGSAASSINPVNIILVILESLAVWLAMVISASIIVPKIINFTASKGKHESTVEAAATASCFGAAALAAYVGLSPIVGAYAAGMAVASSKKIEKIKEYSKKITVVFSPIFFALAGAAFNIRSFITTDVFFYVFFAVLVVVAIIGKIVGCGGSAAIFLKDKDKSLKVGIGMISRGEVGLIIAGVAITSGVISQSIYSAIIGMIMITTVITPLLLKVSYDKTSSLRR, encoded by the coding sequence GTGCTAGATGAGGTAGTTAGGGCAATCATAACTATTTGTATTCTGGTTTTCTCCGCAAAAGTGCTTGGTGAACTTTTCACTAAAATAAAAATCCCCTCCGTTCTAGGTGAATTAACTGCAGGCATCATCCTTGGGCCTTTCGCCTTAGGCTCAATTCTCACGATAGGCGGTTCTCCCCTAATTGAAATAAACTCTATTGTTAGTGCTTTTGGAGAAATAGGCGGCATACTCATCTTGTTTGCTGCAGGGTTAGAAATGACTTTTTCAGATTTTATGCGTGTAGGTGCAACGGGTTTTACTGTGGGAACTATGGGTGTTGTTGTGCCTTTCATTATGGGTTATGGGCTTGCGGCGGCATTGGGTTTTGGGGTTGAGACAAGTTTGGTTGTTGCTGCATCCCTTGTAGCAACAAGCATATCCATCACAGCGGTTGTTTTGCAGGAACTTAACCAGATTCACACCTCTGAAGCTAAGGTTATAATCAGTGCTGCCGTGGTTGACGACGTGTTGGCTCTTGCAGTACTGGGGGTTATCATTTCCTTTATCGGCTCAGCAGCCTCCTCCATTAACCCCGTAAACATAATCCTCGTAATCTTAGAGTCCCTGGCAGTATGGTTAGCCATGGTCATCTCCGCCTCAATAATTGTTCCGAAAATAATCAACTTTACCGCCAGCAAGGGCAAACATGAGTCAACCGTGGAGGCCGCAGCTACCGCTTCCTGCTTTGGAGCTGCCGCATTAGCTGCCTATGTTGGTTTGTCGCCTATTGTGGGGGCTTATGCTGCGGGGATGGCAGTTGCAAGTTCTAAAAAGATTGAGAAAATAAAAGAATACAGCAAAAAAATTACAGTTGTTTTTTCACCTATCTTTTTTGCTTTGGCTGGTGCTGCTTTTAACATTCGCAGTTTCATAACAACTGATGTATTCTTTTATGTGTTTTTTGCGGTTCTCGTAGTTGTAGCCATTATTGGGAAGATTGTTGGTTGTGGTGGTTCAGCAGCTATTTTTCTTAAAGATAAAGATAAGTCGCTTAAGGTTGGGATTGGCATGATTTCTCGGGGTGAGGTGGGGTTGATTATTGCTGGTGTTGCTATTACTTCGGGGGTTATTAGTCAGAGTATTTACTCGGCGATTATTGGTATGATTATGATTACCACGGTGATTACGCCGCTGTTGTTGAAGGTGTCTTATGATAAAACATCTTCTTTGAGGCGTTGA
- a CDS encoding ammonium transporter — protein MSAIVTNSGDIAWVITATALVMIMTPALGFFYGGLVRKKNLVSTIAQCFIIFAVMSIVWALWGYSLAFGPSFNGVIGNLSLFALNGIGVDTVTPLLAPTIPTLLFFAFQLKFAAITPALIIGACAERVRFKSLLLFIILWSTFIYVPVAHWVWSPDGWLKALGSIDFAGGLVVHITAGVSALAAALVVGRRKGETCPTGATPTQGSSIPWKEHMKSLDLKLPTFKPTNIPYVLLGAALLWFGWFGFNAGSALAANNLAVSALVVTNLAAAAAAISWMAMDWLLKGKPSAVGMAVGAVVGLVVITPASGFVTPSAAIIMGLIGGVISNLIANWRTGRSRIDDSLDVFACHGVGGIWGAIGTGIFASIGATGLLYGGLDQFLAQLAAVAVVVPLSFFGSYALLKLVNLISPLRVSEEAEESGLDLSEHGEEAYQLD, from the coding sequence ATGAGTGCAATTGTAACAAACTCTGGAGACATAGCTTGGGTAATAACAGCAACTGCCCTAGTTATGATTATGACCCCCGCATTAGGATTCTTCTACGGAGGCCTAGTACGAAAGAAAAACCTAGTATCAACAATCGCACAATGCTTCATAATCTTTGCAGTAATGAGCATAGTCTGGGCGCTCTGGGGCTACAGCCTAGCCTTTGGACCTAGTTTCAACGGCGTAATCGGCAACCTATCCCTTTTCGCCTTAAACGGCATAGGAGTAGATACAGTTACGCCCCTGCTAGCGCCCACAATACCCACACTGCTATTCTTTGCCTTCCAACTAAAATTCGCAGCCATCACCCCTGCGCTAATAATCGGTGCCTGCGCTGAACGAGTACGTTTCAAATCCCTTCTGCTATTCATCATTCTATGGTCAACCTTCATCTACGTTCCAGTAGCCCACTGGGTATGGAGCCCTGATGGATGGCTCAAAGCTTTAGGCTCAATTGACTTCGCGGGAGGCTTAGTCGTACACATAACCGCAGGTGTCTCAGCCCTTGCAGCAGCATTAGTTGTCGGTAGACGAAAAGGCGAAACTTGCCCAACAGGTGCTACCCCTACACAAGGCAGCTCAATACCCTGGAAAGAACACATGAAATCGCTAGATCTAAAACTTCCAACATTTAAGCCAACAAACATCCCATACGTCCTGTTAGGTGCAGCGCTTCTATGGTTTGGCTGGTTCGGCTTTAACGCTGGCAGTGCATTAGCAGCAAACAACTTGGCCGTTTCAGCTCTTGTTGTGACAAACTTAGCCGCAGCAGCAGCCGCAATAAGCTGGATGGCAATGGACTGGCTACTTAAGGGTAAACCCTCAGCAGTCGGCATGGCAGTCGGTGCAGTCGTTGGTCTGGTCGTTATCACGCCTGCCTCAGGCTTCGTTACCCCTTCAGCAGCAATAATCATGGGCTTAATCGGCGGAGTAATCTCTAACCTGATAGCTAACTGGCGTACGGGCAGATCAAGAATCGATGATTCACTAGATGTCTTTGCATGTCACGGTGTTGGCGGTATCTGGGGTGCAATCGGTACAGGCATATTCGCATCTATTGGTGCAACTGGTCTGCTTTACGGAGGCTTAGATCAATTCCTTGCCCAGCTTGCAGCTGTGGCAGTTGTGGTGCCGCTTTCGTTCTTTGGCTCCTATGCATTGCTTAAACTGGTGAACTTGATTTCACCTTTGCGTGTTAGTGAGGAAGCAGAAGAGTCAGGTTTGGACCTTAGCGAGCACGGCGAAGAAGCCTATCAGCTTGATTAA